In Spirobacillus cienkowskii, a genomic segment contains:
- a CDS encoding SpoVR family protein, whose product MVMDPRLTSELTPELKEIVSEIESHARNLGLDFFPTIFEMVDYQQMSEIAAYGGFPTRYPHWRFGMEYERIAKSYEYGLSLIYEMVINNDPCYAYLLRSNSLVDQKTVIAHVYGHCDFFKNNYCFAHTNRKMLDEMANHGSRVRRYIEEVGHDEVESFIDICLSLENLIDQHGPHIRREYRPKDKDNYDESLISPDKLPVPKLPSLRGYMEGYINPDSYVKEQQAKVILEKEKEKKFPESSVRDVLKFLLEYAPLNSWQRDVLSIVREEAYYFAPQGQTKIMNEGWAVYWHSKILTQLVLKDSEVIDYCDHYAGVVQMSGQRLNPYKLGVELMRHIEKRWNCGQFGLEYTLCDDPQVRRNWNKNANKGMEKLFEVRRFHNDITFIDEFLDEDFCEDAKLFTWVQDRRSGQAIIHDRDFKTIKKDLLDSMTNFGQPIIDVVDGNFKNRGELLLRHRHQGKDLKIDWAVETLKNIFKIWNRPVNIATFIESESKVIHYDGAEPRIEKGVQFSNN is encoded by the coding sequence ATGGTTATGGATCCTCGATTAACCAGTGAGCTAACGCCTGAATTAAAAGAAATTGTCTCAGAAATTGAAAGTCATGCGCGAAACTTAGGATTAGATTTTTTTCCCACTATTTTTGAAATGGTTGATTATCAACAAATGAGCGAAATCGCTGCGTATGGTGGTTTTCCGACTCGTTATCCTCATTGGCGTTTTGGTATGGAATACGAGCGCATTGCAAAAAGTTATGAATATGGCTTATCCCTTATTTATGAAATGGTGATTAATAATGATCCTTGTTATGCATATCTATTAAGAAGCAATTCGTTAGTTGATCAAAAAACTGTGATAGCTCATGTCTATGGGCATTGTGATTTTTTTAAAAATAATTATTGTTTTGCTCATACAAACAGAAAAATGTTAGATGAAATGGCAAATCATGGGAGTCGTGTTCGGAGATATATTGAAGAAGTTGGTCATGACGAAGTAGAATCTTTTATTGATATTTGTCTATCATTAGAAAACTTAATCGATCAGCATGGTCCTCATATTCGTCGTGAGTACAGGCCAAAGGATAAAGACAATTATGATGAAAGTTTGATTTCTCCTGATAAGCTTCCTGTTCCTAAACTTCCTTCTTTGCGCGGCTATATGGAAGGCTATATTAATCCTGATAGTTACGTTAAAGAGCAACAGGCAAAAGTCATTCTCGAAAAAGAAAAAGAAAAAAAATTTCCAGAAAGTTCTGTGCGTGATGTGTTGAAATTTTTGTTAGAGTATGCACCCCTTAATTCTTGGCAACGGGATGTTTTATCAATTGTTCGAGAAGAGGCGTATTATTTTGCTCCTCAAGGACAGACAAAAATTATGAATGAAGGCTGGGCTGTTTATTGGCATTCTAAAATATTAACGCAGCTTGTTTTAAAAGACTCTGAAGTGATTGATTATTGCGATCACTATGCTGGAGTTGTGCAAATGTCAGGACAACGTTTAAATCCTTATAAACTTGGTGTAGAGCTCATGAGGCATATAGAAAAGCGTTGGAACTGTGGACAATTTGGTTTGGAATACACGTTGTGTGATGATCCGCAAGTCCGAAGAAATTGGAATAAAAATGCAAATAAAGGAATGGAAAAATTATTTGAAGTGAGAAGATTTCATAACGATATCACTTTTATTGATGAATTTTTAGATGAAGACTTTTGTGAAGATGCGAAATTATTTACATGGGTGCAAGATAGGCGATCCGGTCAAGCGATTATTCATGACCGTGATTTTAAAACGATTAAAAAAGATTTGCTCGACTCTATGACAAATTTTGGACAACCTATTATTGATGTTGTTGATGGCAACTTTAAAAACCGAGGAGAGCTGTTACTGAGACATCGACATCAAGGAAAAGATTTAAAAATAGATTGGGCTGTAGAAACATTAAAAAATATCTTTAAAATTTGGAATCGACCTGTAAATATTGCAACATTTATAGAATCAGAATCAAAAGTCATTCATTATGATGGGGCGGAGCCTAGAATCGAAAAAGGGGTGCAATTTAGTAATAATTAA
- a CDS encoding DUF444 family protein translates to MKMETDVNRFRKIVRGKIKDNLKRFISSGELIGRQGNKQVSIPLPRIDLPRFEFGGNQQRGVGQGDGEPGDPVNQGQPQPGEGEAGQNPGEHSMEVDVSLDELAGILGEELGLPRIEDKGKKNITQKKYKYQGVLRNGPESLRNFKRTYKEALKRQISVGDYTQDKPIVIPIKDDKRYRSFRIEEKPEASAAIIYMMDVSGSMGDEQKEIVRLTSFWLNTWLKHNYDNLDTRFIIHDAIAREVDEHTFYHTKESGGTLISSAYKLCEKIILESYPASEWNIYLFHFSDGDNWSGNDTNECMNLLDSVLLPSSNLFSYGQVESRYGSGQFLKDLEKHYGDQNEKVIIHQIKDRDGIMNALRSFLGKGK, encoded by the coding sequence ATGAAAATGGAAACTGATGTTAACCGTTTCAGAAAAATAGTCAGAGGAAAAATTAAAGACAATTTAAAACGCTTTATTTCATCCGGAGAGCTTATTGGCAGACAAGGAAATAAACAGGTTTCAATTCCACTGCCAAGAATTGATCTTCCGCGTTTTGAATTTGGCGGTAATCAACAACGGGGTGTGGGGCAAGGTGATGGAGAGCCAGGGGATCCAGTAAATCAAGGACAACCACAACCTGGCGAAGGAGAGGCGGGACAAAATCCAGGTGAACACAGTATGGAAGTTGATGTCAGCCTCGATGAATTAGCTGGAATTTTAGGTGAAGAACTTGGTTTACCGAGAATCGAAGACAAGGGCAAAAAAAATATTACCCAAAAAAAATACAAATATCAGGGGGTGCTTAGAAACGGACCAGAGAGTTTACGCAATTTTAAAAGAACCTACAAAGAAGCATTAAAAAGACAAATTAGCGTAGGTGACTATACGCAAGACAAACCCATTGTCATTCCAATTAAAGACGACAAAAGGTATCGTAGTTTTCGTATTGAAGAAAAACCGGAAGCCAGTGCGGCAATTATTTATATGATGGATGTTTCTGGCTCAATGGGTGACGAGCAAAAAGAAATCGTAAGACTCACATCATTTTGGTTAAATACTTGGCTGAAACATAACTACGATAACCTTGATACGCGTTTTATTATTCACGATGCCATTGCCCGAGAAGTGGATGAGCATACATTTTATCACACAAAAGAATCGGGCGGAACTTTAATTAGCAGTGCTTACAAATTATGCGAAAAAATTATTTTAGAAAGTTATCCCGCTTCGGAATGGAATATTTATTTATTTCATTTTTCTGATGGTGACAACTGGAGTGGCAATGACACCAATGAATGTATGAATTTATTGGATAGTGTTTTACTCCCATCAAGTAATCTATTTTCTTATGGTCAAGTTGAAAGTCGCTATGGCAGCGGACAATTTTTAAAAGATTTAGAAAAGCATTATGGCGATCAAAATGAAAAAGTTATTATTCATCAAATAAAAGACAGAGATGGTATTATGAATGCTTTGCGATCCTTTCTCGGCAAGGGGAAATAA
- a CDS encoding response regulator, with translation MGTEKVVILLDDMEEIHLVTKKVIESIGYKVVCCYNVDELITQILANIHSLSLILLDIYMPDKNGFAVMHNIKDRFPKRKFKVVFFTSIKEKKYIMQGMSLKADGFILKPFKIDEFKAKIQKLVNN, from the coding sequence ATGGGAACAGAAAAAGTTGTTATTTTATTAGATGACATGGAAGAAATTCATCTTGTAACAAAAAAAGTTATAGAATCGATAGGTTATAAAGTTGTGTGCTGTTATAATGTTGATGAACTCATTACTCAAATTTTAGCAAATATTCATAGTTTAAGTTTAATACTTCTTGATATTTACATGCCAGACAAAAACGGATTTGCGGTGATGCATAATATTAAAGATAGATTTCCTAAAAGAAAATTTAAGGTCGTTTTTTTTACTTCTATTAAAGAGAAAAAATACATCATGCAAGGCATGAGCTTAAAAGCAGATGGATTTATATTAAAACCTTTTAAAATTGATGAATTTAAAGCTAAAATTCAAAAACTAGTTAATAACTAG